DNA sequence from the Pogoniulus pusillus isolate bPogPus1 chromosome 7, bPogPus1.pri, whole genome shotgun sequence genome:
acagctgcagtgttGCTCTCTCTGCAGGTTATCTACATGGGAGTGGTGCTCTATGCACCTGCACTGGCCCTCAATGCAGGTAAGGGAATAGGAGCAGAGGGTCAAATGTGGTATCCCTCATcctgagggggacagaggggcaGCCACTCCCTGCTTATTAATGGCTTCTGCCACTTCCAGTGACAGGCTTTGACCTCTGGAGTGCAGTCCTGACCATCGGGCTGGTTTGCACGCTCTACACCACGCTGGTgagtccctgcctgctgctctctggctgtggGGTGCCCAGTGCTCCCCTCTCTGGGCTGTGGTGACAGGTGCTGTGCCTCCACAGGGTGGGCTGAAGGCTGTCATCTGGACAGACGTCTTCCAGACGCTGGTGATGTTTGCGGGGCAGCTGGCTGTTATTGTGGTGGGTGCCCAGCGAGTGGGTGGCATGGCCCGCGTCTGGCACCTGGCCGAGCAGGAGGGCAAGATCTCTGGCATTGAGTGAGTGGCCCTTGCCAAGACACCTTCACCCACCCAGGGCAGAGCATCCCTTGTCACACTGTGGGGACACATGAGGCAACTGGGAAGGGCCTGAGCTGGTGCAGAGGGACACCAGCACTGCATGGTGTGGAGGAAGTGTCATTCCTGCTCCACCCTTTCCTGTGCTGTGGGCTGCGGGGTGCCGACGAGGACCTGACACTGTGACACGCACCCCTCTTCTGCTGacacctctctgcagcctggaccCTGACCCTTTTGAGCGTTACACCTTCTGGACCCTGGCGATGGGAGGGGTCTTCATGATGCTGTCCCTCTACGGAGTGAACCAGGCACAGGTGCAGCGGTACCTCAGTGCCCGCAGCGAGTGGGAGGCCAAGCTGTGAGTGGGGCCAGAGTTGGGGGTCCCATGGCTGGGATGGGCCTCTTTGCCACCCCCCCTCAACCCCTCTGACACTTACCTGGTGCCTACAGCTCCTGCTATGCCGTCTTCCCCTGCCAGCAGattgtgctctgcctcagctgcctcactgGCCTGGTCATGTTTGTCTACGACCGGGAGCACCCACTGACACCTGCCCAGCGCCCCAGCTCCTCTGACCAGGTGAGTGACTGGGTCTGCCCAACACCTCCCACAGCCTGTGGGGCTGGACCATGTTTGCCCTGGGTTCCTGGCCCCATGGGTGCTGACCCTCCTGCCTCAGCTGGTGCTGTACTTCGTGATGGACGTGCTGCGGGAcctgcctgggctgcctgggCTCTTCGTTGCCTGCCTCTTCAGTGGATCCCTCAGGTGAGGAGGTGGTCTCAGGGATGGTAGGGTTGGGGGAGTCCTAGATGAGCCCcatcctgctccttctcctccccagcaccatttcctctgctttcaaCTCGCTGGCCACGGTGACAATGGAGGACCTGGTCcggccctgctgccctgggctgtcaGAGTCACGGGCCACGCTGCTCTCCAAGCTGCTGGGTGAGTGAGGGACTAGGGTAGGGGATAGCACTGGTGATGGGGAatccccagcacccccatgacCCCCTGCTTCTCTCCTCAGCTCTTGGTTATGGATTGCTTTGTCTGGGGATGGCCTACATGTCCTCTATGCTAGGCCCTGTGCTGCAGGTAGGGGTGGTGGCATGGCCACCCCCAGCTCTGGCACCCACCTGGTGTGTGGTCAGTGCTAGGGCAAGGGGCCAGCTCTGAGACCtgtgtccctgcaggcagccatcAGCATCTTCGGCATGGTAGGGGGCCCTCTCCTGGGACTCTTTTGCCTGGGCATGTTCTTTCCCTGTGCCAATGCCACGGTAAGtgtccctctgcctggctgaggGCATGGACCCTGCGGGCCAGCAGGTGGTGGAGCAGTGCCAGAAGGCCTGGGGTTCCCTAAGCCCAGCCAGGGCTCAGCAACCTCcctctcccctggtgcagggtgctgttgtggggctgctggcaggccTGGCCATGGCCTTCTGGGTGGGCattggcagcctgctgcagagcatgggGTCGGCCAGGGAGCCCTCCCTACCCAACGGCACTGTGCTACCCATTACTGGCAACCTCACCACTGTCCTTGCCACCACGCTGCTGACCCCCACGCTGGCTCCCCAGAGGTGAGTGGGGCTCAGGGCTTGGCCCCAGGGTGCTGTGGGGTGAGTGATGCAGGGGTGCTGTTCTGTGCCCCACCTTacattttctcctctctcctgctcaTCTCCCCCAGGCCCACGGGGCTACAGAAGTTCTACAACTTGTCCTACATGTGGTACAGCGCCCACAATTCCACCACTGTCATTGTCGTGGGGCTTCTGGTCAGCCTGCTCACTGGtgagtgcaggagctgctggggctggcagtcagacccccaacctccctgctcaccctctgctctgcctgcccaggcccCACGCCAGCAGCAGCCGTGGACCCCCGCACCATCTACCCAGTGCTGCCTCgtctgctctgctgtctgccCCGCAAGTACcggcagaagctctgctgtggtgtgGCTTTCCCTGACCAGGTGAGGGGCCCAGACCCCCGTGAGGGAAGGGCATGGGGTCTGTGCCACGCTCCccatgctcctgctgccactgctctgtccctgcaggaTGGTGACTGTACAGACACTgtgacaaagagcaatggggtGCCCAATGGCTTGGTGCCCCCTGGCTCCGGGCGtcgagaggaggaggaggaggggcagggatACATCTGTATGGCTGGAGCTCCAGTGTGTGCCGTGCAGGAGACCTCCTTTTGAGCTCCACAATGCTGACCCTTCCCAAGTGTGGGGATCCCAGCCCCCCCCGTACCCTTCCACAGCTCCCCCCAAAGCCAGGGGGCGCAGACCCTTGTGGGTTGGTAGCACAGGGTTGGGGAGCACCGAATAACAGAGGGGCTGGGTCCTTCACTGGAGggggctggctgggctgcacccctatgagcagctgagctctcagccttccagCTGCCCACGACAGGGGCTGTGCTGGACTCTGTTCTCTGGCCAGGGGGATTTGGGACCACAGGTACTGGGGTGGATgttggagcagtgctgagtacccaCCCTAGGCTGGAATGCTGCctggtgcccccagcctggccatgTGCCTTACTGCACTGCTCCCAGTCTGGGGGCTGCCCCATACCTCTCCGGCCCCACCCATCACTCATCTCTGTGTTTATTGTCCCCCAATAAATGGTTCTGGAGCACAGTTGTCAGAGAAGCTCTGTGACTAGCCACCTCCCCACCGTCACCTGGAGCCTGTGGGGAGATGGACCCCTGTGTCTCCAAGCAATGGGGGCCCCTGCTGTCCCCTGGGAGTGGGAACCTTGACCAACAGGACAGATTTATGGCCACAGCCTTGGCCCCTTTCCCATGGCACAGGGCCGGCAGGGGGGCCTGGCTGGGGGGCCAGGTTAGCAAGgctcacaggggcagaagggggGAAGTGTGTCTGTGTTAAGAGGGGGTGCAGGGTTCCCATCTCCCCGCCCTCTGAGCACAGATGACTTGGGGCAGTGCTCAGGGTGAAGGTCCTATGGAGGAGTGGACCAGGGTGAGGGTCCCACGGGGGTCATATCCTGCAGCACCATTAGCCGAGGCAGAAGGCAGGTGCTAGCTGCAGGTTTATTACTGTAGGTGGGGCCAGGTGTGCCCAAGCCCCCATAGGCAGTGTTGGGCACCCCCCTCCTCAGTCCAGGCAGGGAACACATCAGCCCCGTGATGGCAGTTCTCACTCTCAAGTGTCTCTGGGGTCCTGACACGCTGACTGCAGACAGGGACTGGGCAGGGAGCCTGGGTGTGCCActgcccaccctgtgcccacAGAGCTTGCAGACCCCTGTGCAGGATAGGGGTGTGGATCCCATCAGCACTGCTCCACCCCATCCTGACGGATGCTCCCAATCCTCACCCCAGAGCACACCCTCCCCGTagtgtggggagggggcagatgTAGGGATCCTGTGGCCATAAGCATGGCAAGGCTCAGGGAGGGctgttccctgctgccagcctgctggcccCTATACCTGCATGCTCATggttgctgctggctgcatctGGCCCGGAGAGGTCAGGACCAGGGCCCTGCCATGAGCCAGCATAGAGAGGCAGGAGCACACTGGCCACTTCTGGTCGTGGCTGTGGGGCAGactcctgtcctgctgccagtgccccacACTCAAGGATGGGGGAACCCAGGGACGGCTGATACGGTGTGCTGGAGgccctggggacaggctgatggCAGGGATGGAGCATGGTGAGGTCCCCAGAATAGAGTGGGCACCAAGAGCTAGCTGCTGGCATGTACTGGGGTAATGGCGGATCCTAGGGTGCCATCATGGAAGGGGACTCTAGGGACCAGCTGCAACATGTACTGGGGGACCCTAGAGGCTAGCTGCTGGGTAATGGGGGATGCCAGGGTGTTGTCATGCAAGGGTACCCCATGAACCAGTGCCAGGGAGCTGGACCCCAAAGCAGAGGTGCTGTAAATCTCACCTTCAGAGGATGCAAGAGTGTTCATCAAGTGGGCAGGAGGGTGCAGCTGTGGGGGGCCCACAGCCCAGAGTTTGGCTAAGATGGGCAATGTAGCTGGTGGCCAGGACAAGGATGTCCAGCTTAGAGAGCTTGGTGCCAGGAAGCATGGTGGGCAGGGCTGCCTGTTGAGACAGGAATGCCCGACAAAGTGCCTGCACCCGGCTCTGCTCCCACACTGTATTCTGGGGGCACGGGGCACCCTGCAGACACAGGAGGGGCTGAGCTGGCCTGGGACCCATGGcgccctgcagctggggctggggtggtCACCATCTCCCCCAGTGAGAATGGGGACAGCACTCATCCTCTAGGATACCATCTGTTCCTGGGGACCCAGGTGAACCCAGGATCTAGGCCCACGGGGTGTctgtgcccccaggactgcatgCCGTGGGGCAGCCCACGTGTCCTGCCTGTACTCCACCCGtctcagccctgcccacagcccacCAAGCAGGGTAgactggcactgccaggcatGCACACCCTTCACCACGGCATCTCCCCAGGGCCTCCTGTGCCATCTGGCTTTAGTGCAGTAAGCTGAGGGGTGGCATTGCTGGGGCTCCCTGCTTCCACCACACACCGAGGCCATGGGGtcctcctcctgtgctcagctggcCCCTTACCTGTTCTGATGtggagctgctccctggggtgccAGGGTAGGCAGTTGAGACCCCTGGAGTTGTGTCTGTGCTCCCTCtctgtcagcagcaggcagctcgtggggggctgcaggcagccctcctcccctggcagctggaggagacaggggagtggcTGTGGGTGGCAGCTGGCTTTGCTCTGTGCCCCTCACCAGAGCATGCCCCCATGTTCTCAGCCGTGCTGGGCCCCACCAGGCAGCCCCTGCCTACACTCCTGCTTGCACTTCAGCCCCGCGAAGCACTGGTGGGTCGGGGGGCCCAGAGGAGCACCTCTGCATCCCTGCCACCTCCCAGCATAGCTcagcccacagcctcctctgggtgGGTgtcccacctcctcctccttggcACGGGGATGAGCTGGAGGTACAGGCTGCCCCAGCCAGAGCCTCCCCCAGCCCACAGCCGCCTGCAGCAGCCCACCTTgccccacagcctggcctcagtgTCACAGGACCCACCAAGATGTGGGCAGGGTGCCATAGGCAGAGGTCATGCTCTGGGCATGGCACCCACGTGGGGTCACACCAGGCCACAGGCCCTCGAGGCCCTTCCTGTTGGATGGAAGCCCAGTGCTGGTGTGGCACTGGTGGTGGGCAGCTGCCTGAACTGGCCCAAATACTGAGCCCCAGTGAAGGCCACTTGTGACTatctgccagctggatttaactccattcaccaccaccctgtgggctcagccatccagacaggttttaaCTCAGTGAAGCATCCACCCAGCCAAGCCATGTGCAGACAGTGCCTCCAAAGGGcgctgtgggagacagtatcAAAGGCTAGAGGTGAGGTAAGTAAcacccacagcctttccctcacccACAAAGCTGGTCACCTTGCAAGGGGAGGAGATCATGCTTATCGACTGGGACCTGCCCTTCAttaacccatgctgactgggttGCCCTGCACATCCTGCGTAATGGCACTCAGCATGACCTGGTCTgtgaccttccccagcaccaaggtcaggctggcaggtctgtagttccccagATCCTCCTTCTTGGGGCTGGGTATCCAGGGAACAATTGGTCTCACtactaaagactgaggcaaaaaaaGATATTGAGTACCTCAGTCTTTTCCTCATCCTCGACCGCTCCACTCCCCCCTGACTCCAGCAAAGGACAGGGATTCTCCTTAGCCCTCCTTTTGCTGCTAATTTATTTGTAGAAGGACTTTTCTTTAACAGCTGAAGCCATACTAATTTCCAGCTGGGTTTTGGCCCTTCTCATTTTCTCCCTGTCTAGTTTCATGACAATCTTGTAGTCCTCCTGCATGCCTTCCAACGGCACAGGCTCCTCATTTTCTCCCTAAGCAGCAACCAAACCTCTCTATCCAACCAGGCCAGCCTTCTGCCCCGCTGACTTGTCCTTTGGTACACGGGGATGGCCTGTTTCTGCACCTGTAAGACTTCCTTCCTGAACAATATCCAGACTTCCTGGCCTTTCAGGACTGCCTCTCAAGGGACTCCCTTGACCAGTCTCTGAAACGTGCCAAAGTCTTCACATTGAAGTCTAAGGTGATCATTCTCATGACCCCTTTAGTGACTTCTCCAACAACTGAGAACTCTGTCACTTGATAATCACCATGCTCAAGACAGCCCCCGATCATTGCACCCCCCACCAGACTTCTCTGACAACTGAGAACTCTGTCACTTCATGACCACTATGCCTGAGACATCCCCTGACCATTGCACCCCCCACCAGACTTCTCTGACAACTGAGAACTCTGTCACTTCATGACCACTATGCCTGAGACATCCCCTGACCATTGCACCCCCCACCAGACTTCTCTGACAACTGAGACCTCTGTGGCTTCACGATTGCTGTGCTCAAGACGTCCCCACCGGTCCTCCCCTGTTCAAAGAGCAGGTCCCGCAGGGTGCCTTCCCTAGCCAGCTTTCTCACCCGCTGCGTCAGGAAGTTGTCCTCTGCACACCCTAGGAACTTCCAGGACTTCTTCCTCTCTGATGTATTGTGTTTCCAGCAGACATTAGGGAAGCTGAAGTcccccacaagaacaagggctaGATGCCTAAAGAATTTTATCTGTCTCTTCATCATGGTTGTGTGGTCTATGACCGACTTCCACCAGGATATCTGCCTTGTTGCCTTCCTTCTGATCTTGCTCATAAACACTCAACTCTGTGAGCCTCAACACAATTAAACCACTCTCCAACACACAGGGTCATGCCACTGCCTCTTTTTCCTTACCTATCTGAAGAGGTTGTAGCACTTGACTGTGGCGCTGCAGTCCGCAGTGAGCTGTTCCACCACAACTCTGCACCACAGCTTTCCTGTTACGCTGTGGCTCCCAGGTAGTCCTGTTTGTTTCCCATGCTGCATGCATGAGGGTAGATGCACTTCAGGTGATCTAAACTCCTTGCCACATTTATGTAGGGTGGAGTCCTAATTCCTACCTGGCTGTTCTCAGGTGCTCCTGTGGTTGCTAATTCACCAGTGGCCCTGGAGCCTTTGCTCCTCGTGGGTCTCCATTCCCTACCTCCACTGATGCCGCAGACTGACAGGGCTCACTAGCACACCATCCTTCAAACGTGGGTGCACTGCTCTCAGGCTTATTTTCTTGGCAAGCTGTTTTGTGCCCTGTCCCCTTTCAATCTCGCTTAGAACTCTTCCAATGAGCCCTGCTAGCTCCTAGGCTAGGatccttttccctctttgtGACAGGTGTACCCCATCCCttgccagcagtgctggtgaccTGTAAATCAGCCCATGGTTAAAGAATCCAAAGTCCCGACAGAGACACCAGTCTTGGAGCCAGGCATTGATCTGCTGACTCTTTTGTTTATTCCTTCATCACACCCTGCAACTGGGAGATAGATGAGAAAAGTTATCTGTGCTCCTGATCCCTTAGTTAGTCGTCCTAAGGCCTTGAAGCTGGCCATGGACTTTGCATTGCAACTTCCTCATTGCCGATCTGAAAGATTAGCTGAGGGTAGCCTGAGGGCTGCACTAGGGAAGAAAGCGTTCTCCTCACATCGCTAACCTGCCCCCCACGAACGCTGGCGGCTGCTCCATCCCCACCCCAGCGCCCTCTCGCTCGGGGCCCCAATCTCAGCACACCCTAGCGCCTgcatctgctgccaggcagcggAGCGAGATCCCCCAAGGGAACTGGAAGCCGGCGCAGGAAGAGCAAAGCCAAGTCAAAGCTGGGATGGGGAAGGCGCAGTCGGGATCAAGACTTGGAAGTAACAGTCTGGGGGTCCCatggcagcccaggcagctctcTGTCCCCTGCCTCGCCCAGCGTGGCTCCGCAGGTGGGGGCACTGGGGCTGAGCGGTGCCTCTGCACTGCACCGGACCCCCGTCCCAGGCCACCCTCGGGCCGCAGAGCTGCTTCCCCGCGGCCGTGGAGCCGGCGAGGGCCCATCCCGGGCAGCGAGCCAGCAGCCAACCTGGAGACCAGCGAGCGAGGCGAGCGACCCCTAACCGAGGCGCCGCGACGGCAGCCCGCCGACGGGCGGGGGAGCGGGCGGGGCTTAGGGTGAAaagaggctgggctggggactcggcggcggggcccggggcggcgggggcgggcgggGCGGTGACGCGCAGGTGACGCGCAGGTCGCGGTGCCGAGCGGGGCGGTGACGCGCAGGACGCGGTGGCGGAGGGGCGCGGCGATGCGCTGACGTGTGCGGCGCAGCCATGGCGCCGCGGCGGCCGGCGGAACTGTACCGAGCGCCGTTCCCTCTGTACACCGTCCGCCTCCACCCACGGCGGCCGTTAGCCATCActgccggcggcggcggcgccgccAAGACAGGCATCCGCAATGGCGTGGTGCGGATGGGTCGGGGGTGCCGCGGGTGGGTGGAGGTGGGGTGCGGAGGCCCGGGAGCTTCGGGGCCGGGCAC
Encoded proteins:
- the SLC5A6 gene encoding sodium-dependent multivitamin transporter, with product MEFTVIDYSIFALLLVLSSAIGLFYALTGNRQRTVQEFLLANRNMSFLPVALSLLATFQSAVAILGVPAEIYRFGTEYWFLGCSYFLGLLIPAHIFIPVFYRLRITSTYEYLELRFNKTVRVFGTVTFIFQMVIYMGVVLYAPALALNAVTGFDLWSAVLTIGLVCTLYTTLGGLKAVIWTDVFQTLVMFAGQLAVIVVGAQRVGGMARVWHLAEQEGKISGIDLDPDPFERYTFWTLAMGGVFMMLSLYGVNQAQVQRYLSARSEWEAKLSCYAVFPCQQIVLCLSCLTGLVMFVYDREHPLTPAQRPSSSDQLVLYFVMDVLRDLPGLPGLFVACLFSGSLSTISSAFNSLATVTMEDLVRPCCPGLSESRATLLSKLLALGYGLLCLGMAYMSSMLGPVLQAAISIFGMVGGPLLGLFCLGMFFPCANATGAVVGLLAGLAMAFWVGIGSLLQSMGSAREPSLPNGTVLPITGNLTTVLATTLLTPTLAPQRPTGLQKFYNLSYMWYSAHNSTTVIVVGLLVSLLTGPTPAAAVDPRTIYPVLPRLLCCLPRKYRQKLCCGVAFPDQDGDCTDTVTKSNGVPNGLVPPGSGRREEEEEGQGYICMAGAPVCAVQETSF